One genomic window of Streptomyces sp. NBC_01276 includes the following:
- a CDS encoding exo-alpha-sialidase translates to MSANQPVVRFPRGPRARLWAAAGAVAALAVVLLLALLPGTPAGPDGPGDDGDGGGGGRRGLTAAVSAPFSAFTEGYDCYRIPTLTTTKDGTLLAIAEARTASCNDIGDIDLVMKRSTDEGRTWGPMEIIRGTGDPGAYGNPAPVVDSSSGRISLLYAYSTWAPDAAGNRVRGPRELRLAHSTDDGAHWTSEPAPQPQLKGADWAWVSVGPGHGIQLTPTRPDRPGRLVVGADYRTESNESGAQLLYSDDGGVTWQAGARWGAPEGTPAPNEPALTQLPDGRIYVNARSTATCGTDDHRIAALVDDAAAPAFPAPGFAPVTGLIAPPASGSLLQLPGGPLLLSAPSRPGAEFSDRWTLAVRTSEDGGRTWSKSGAVVLRERAGYSDMAVLPGGRIGMLYETANGTPHGYIKFTAFGPQELRAAAEDLTPRHTPDTSAGHHDAVVHGAPRLGNRPDGGKTMRFDGKDDFLRLTDCPEALRVGDGDFAVATWVKYKTRGQDRESGLRQPLLWAYGQGPTARQLRIEADPETGRLEATANDGTGPVSVAAAIRTDDDAWHHVVFQRKGDRLELSVDGGRAATAPLGPGRPDFRPTGAFTIHIGTQPDYKAFYAGALDDVRIYGRALSGNDTARLRDGSDVTDQERVRLAFDTIR, encoded by the coding sequence GTGAGCGCGAACCAGCCGGTTGTCCGATTTCCCCGAGGTCCCCGGGCCCGGCTGTGGGCGGCGGCCGGGGCCGTCGCCGCCCTCGCCGTGGTCCTGCTCCTCGCCCTCCTGCCCGGCACGCCCGCCGGCCCTGACGGTCCGGGCGACGACGGCGACGGCGGCGGGGGCGGCCGCCGCGGGCTGACCGCCGCCGTGTCCGCGCCCTTCAGCGCCTTCACCGAGGGCTACGACTGCTACCGCATCCCCACCCTCACCACCACCAAGGACGGCACCCTGCTGGCCATCGCCGAGGCCCGCACCGCGAGTTGCAACGACATCGGCGACATCGACCTCGTCATGAAGCGCTCCACCGACGAAGGCCGCACCTGGGGCCCGATGGAGATCATCCGCGGCACCGGCGATCCCGGCGCCTACGGCAACCCCGCCCCCGTCGTCGACTCCTCCTCCGGGCGGATCTCCCTCCTCTACGCCTACAGCACCTGGGCCCCCGACGCCGCCGGCAACCGCGTCCGCGGCCCCCGCGAACTGCGCCTGGCCCACAGCACCGACGACGGCGCCCACTGGACCTCCGAACCCGCCCCCCAGCCCCAGCTCAAGGGCGCCGACTGGGCCTGGGTCTCGGTCGGCCCCGGCCACGGCATCCAGCTCACCCCGACCCGCCCCGACCGCCCCGGCCGGCTCGTCGTCGGCGCCGACTACCGCACCGAGTCCAACGAATCCGGAGCCCAGCTCCTCTACAGCGACGACGGCGGCGTCACCTGGCAGGCCGGCGCCCGCTGGGGCGCCCCCGAAGGCACCCCCGCCCCCAACGAGCCCGCCCTCACCCAGCTCCCCGACGGCCGGATCTACGTCAACGCCCGCTCCACCGCCACCTGCGGCACCGACGACCACCGCATCGCCGCCCTCGTCGACGACGCCGCCGCCCCCGCCTTCCCCGCCCCCGGCTTCGCACCCGTCACCGGGCTGATCGCACCGCCCGCCTCCGGATCCCTCCTCCAGCTGCCCGGCGGCCCCCTCCTGCTGTCGGCGCCCAGCCGTCCCGGAGCCGAGTTCTCCGACCGCTGGACCCTGGCCGTACGCACCTCCGAGGACGGCGGACGCACCTGGTCCAAGAGCGGCGCCGTCGTCCTGCGCGAACGCGCCGGCTACTCCGACATGGCCGTCCTGCCCGGCGGCCGGATCGGCATGCTCTACGAGACCGCCAACGGCACCCCGCACGGCTACATCAAGTTCACCGCCTTCGGCCCCCAGGAACTGCGCGCCGCCGCCGAGGACCTCACCCCCCGGCACACCCCCGACACCAGCGCGGGCCACCACGACGCCGTCGTCCACGGCGCGCCCCGCCTCGGCAACCGGCCGGACGGCGGGAAGACCATGCGCTTCGACGGCAAGGACGACTTCCTGCGCCTCACCGACTGCCCGGAGGCACTGCGCGTGGGGGACGGGGACTTCGCCGTCGCCACCTGGGTCAAGTACAAGACCCGCGGCCAGGACCGGGAGAGCGGCCTGCGCCAGCCGCTGCTGTGGGCCTACGGCCAGGGCCCGACCGCCAGACAGCTGCGCATCGAGGCCGACCCGGAGACCGGCCGCCTCGAAGCCACCGCCAACGACGGGACGGGACCCGTCTCCGTGGCCGCCGCGATCCGGACCGACGACGACGCCTGGCACCACGTGGTCTTCCAGCGCAAGGGCGACCGCCTCGAACTGTCCGTGGACGGCGGACGGGCCGCCACCGCGCCGCTGGGCCCCGGCCGGCCCGACTTCCGGCCCACCGGAGCCTTCACGATCCACATCGGCACGCAGCCCGACTACAAGGCCTTCTACGCGGGCGCCCTGGACGACGTACGGATCTACGGGCGGGCCCTGTCCGGCAACGACACGGCCCGGCTGCGCGACGGCAGCGACGTCACCGACCAGGAGCGGGTCCGGCTCGCCTTCGACACGATCCGGTGA
- a CDS encoding BTAD domain-containing putative transcriptional regulator — MDGIPAIPHQRNHPEAARSRNSADVPAAPEPPAPPENPPAPHAPAPHAAEPPHAPRPPEPSPADNRFAVLGPVRAWRGPEALPSGSPQQRALLAVLLLRDGRTATAPELIDAIWGEDPPPQALATIRTYASRLRKVLHPGLLVSDAGGYAIRLRHQEALDLGIARSLAADAETARSAGDRALARTLLARALDLWDGEPLAGVPGPHADTERTRLAEWRLQLLETRLDLDLEVGHHAEAVSELTALTAAHPLRERLRELLMLALYRSGRQAEALAVYADTRRLLAEELGVDPRPELSALQQRILNADAELARAEDPATAAAPAPVRPAQLPATVPDFTGRAPFVSELGEILAGAGGQVMAVSALAGIGGVGKTTLAVHVAHAARPHFPDGQLYADLQGTDPRPAQPEAVLGSFLRALGTPDSSIPDSAADRAALYRTVLDGRRVLVLLDNARDAAQVRPLLPGTAGCAALVTSRVRMSGLAGAHLVDLDVMSPEEALQLFTRIVGAERVGAERQAALNVVGACGFLPLAIRIAASRLAARRTWTVSVLAAKLADERRRLDELQAGDLAVKATFELGYGQLEPAQQRAFRLLGLADGPDISLSAAAAVLDLPEHDTEDLLEALVDCSLLESAAPGRYRFHDLVRLYARACAERDEQPSLGQDAALDRLLDFYLATASRVYAVERPGDRLPAHLSPTRHPGLILTEPRAALDWLFAEADPLLACVRQAAGRPAALRRAVDLLWAAKDLAESGANSKQYESAALTLREAARAAKDPRAEGRARTTLTMVHLVAGRFTEGDEEARQAMDLAREAGDPLPSCWAPNDRGIIALYQGRHRDGERYLLEAIEKFRADANVIGEASALCNLSRIHVELGRLPSAIDLAQQGIAIYDRMGLTLRLANGRYALGIALTQAGRLREALTQLGEALSLFHDNRQPLWEGVTHFRLAEAHLAARRPTLAAKHAEQAIALRGIGGEWRRATVLTVLGKALRRLGQPDRAQACWRDAETVFTQLGSSELAEVQALLAAELAA; from the coding sequence GCGACGGCCGCACCGCGACCGCCCCCGAGCTGATCGACGCCATCTGGGGCGAGGACCCGCCCCCGCAGGCCCTGGCCACCATCCGCACGTACGCCTCCCGGCTGCGCAAGGTGCTCCACCCCGGGCTGCTCGTCAGCGACGCCGGCGGCTACGCGATCCGGCTGCGCCACCAGGAGGCCCTCGACCTCGGCATCGCCCGCAGCCTCGCCGCCGACGCCGAAACGGCCCGCTCCGCCGGCGACCGCGCGCTGGCCCGCACCCTCCTCGCCCGCGCCCTGGACCTCTGGGACGGCGAACCCCTCGCCGGGGTCCCCGGCCCGCACGCCGACACCGAGCGGACCCGCCTCGCCGAGTGGCGCCTCCAGCTGCTGGAGACCCGCCTCGACCTGGACCTGGAGGTCGGCCACCACGCCGAGGCCGTCTCCGAGCTCACCGCCCTCACCGCCGCCCACCCCCTGCGGGAGCGGCTGCGCGAACTGCTGATGCTGGCCCTGTACCGCAGCGGCCGCCAGGCCGAGGCCCTCGCCGTCTACGCCGACACCCGCCGTCTCCTCGCCGAGGAGCTGGGCGTCGACCCGCGGCCCGAACTCTCCGCCCTCCAGCAGCGCATCCTGAACGCCGACGCCGAGCTCGCCCGCGCCGAGGACCCCGCCACCGCCGCCGCCCCCGCACCCGTAAGGCCCGCGCAATTGCCCGCCACAGTCCCGGACTTCACCGGCCGCGCCCCCTTCGTCAGCGAGCTCGGGGAGATCCTCGCGGGCGCCGGGGGACAGGTCATGGCCGTCTCGGCGCTCGCGGGCATAGGCGGTGTCGGCAAGACCACCCTCGCCGTGCACGTCGCGCACGCCGCCCGGCCCCACTTCCCCGACGGCCAGCTCTACGCCGACCTCCAGGGCACCGACCCCCGCCCCGCGCAGCCCGAGGCCGTCCTCGGCTCCTTCCTGCGCGCCCTCGGCACCCCCGACAGCTCCATCCCCGACTCGGCCGCCGACCGGGCCGCCCTCTACCGCACGGTCCTCGACGGCCGCCGCGTCCTGGTGCTGCTCGACAACGCCCGCGACGCCGCCCAGGTCCGTCCGCTGCTGCCCGGCACCGCGGGCTGCGCCGCCCTCGTCACCAGCCGGGTCCGGATGTCGGGCCTCGCCGGGGCCCATCTCGTCGACCTCGACGTGATGAGCCCCGAGGAGGCCCTGCAGCTGTTCACCCGCATCGTCGGCGCCGAGCGGGTCGGCGCCGAACGCCAGGCCGCCCTCAACGTCGTCGGCGCCTGCGGGTTCCTGCCGCTCGCCATCCGCATCGCCGCCTCCCGGCTCGCCGCCCGCCGCACCTGGACCGTCTCCGTCCTCGCCGCCAAACTCGCCGACGAACGCCGCCGCCTCGACGAGCTCCAGGCCGGCGACCTCGCCGTCAAGGCCACCTTCGAGCTGGGCTACGGCCAGCTGGAGCCCGCCCAGCAACGCGCCTTCCGCCTCCTCGGCCTCGCCGACGGCCCCGACATCTCCCTCTCCGCCGCGGCCGCCGTCCTGGACCTGCCCGAGCACGACACCGAGGACCTCCTCGAAGCTTTAGTCGACTGCTCCCTGCTCGAATCGGCCGCGCCCGGCCGCTACCGCTTCCACGACCTCGTCCGCCTCTACGCGCGTGCCTGCGCCGAACGCGACGAGCAGCCCTCCCTGGGGCAGGACGCCGCCCTCGACCGGCTCCTCGACTTCTACCTGGCCACCGCCTCCCGGGTGTACGCGGTCGAGCGTCCCGGCGACCGGCTCCCGGCCCACCTCTCCCCCACCCGCCACCCCGGCCTGATCCTGACCGAACCCCGCGCCGCCCTGGACTGGCTGTTCGCCGAGGCCGACCCGCTGCTGGCCTGCGTACGGCAGGCGGCCGGGCGGCCAGCCGCGCTGCGCAGGGCCGTGGACCTGCTGTGGGCGGCCAAGGACCTCGCCGAGTCCGGCGCCAACTCCAAGCAGTACGAGTCCGCCGCGCTGACCCTGCGCGAGGCCGCGCGGGCGGCGAAGGACCCTCGGGCCGAGGGCCGCGCCCGGACCACGCTCACCATGGTCCACCTCGTCGCGGGCCGCTTCACCGAGGGCGACGAGGAGGCCCGCCAGGCCATGGACCTGGCCCGCGAGGCGGGCGACCCGCTGCCCAGCTGCTGGGCGCCCAACGACCGCGGGATCATCGCCCTCTACCAGGGCCGGCACCGGGACGGCGAGCGCTACCTGCTGGAGGCCATCGAGAAGTTCCGGGCCGACGCGAACGTCATCGGCGAGGCCAGCGCCCTGTGCAACCTGTCCCGGATCCACGTCGAGCTGGGCCGCCTGCCCAGCGCCATCGACCTGGCGCAGCAGGGCATCGCCATCTACGACCGGATGGGCCTGACCCTGCGCCTGGCCAACGGCCGCTACGCGCTGGGCATCGCGCTGACCCAGGCCGGACGGCTGCGGGAGGCGCTGACGCAGCTCGGGGAGGCGCTGTCGCTGTTCCACGACAACCGCCAGCCCCTGTGGGAGGGCGTGACGCACTTCCGGCTGGCCGAGGCGCACCTGGCGGCCCGGCGGCCCACCCTGGCCGCCAAGCACGCCGAACAGGCGATCGCGCTGCGCGGGATCGGCGGGGAGTGGCGCCGGGCGACGGTACTGACCGTGCTGGGCAAGGCGCTGCGGCGGCTCGGCCAGCCGGACCGGGCGCAGGCCTGCTGGCGGGACGCGGAGACGGTGTTCACGCAGCTGGGCTCGTCCGAACTGGCCGAGGTTCAGGCCCTGCTGGCGGCGGAGCTGGCCGCCTGA
- a CDS encoding class I SAM-dependent methyltransferase produces the protein MFTSQGPSLRELAVQALSSVEHGYDLLAPKFDHTPFRTPDRMLDAVEEALAQREGSFSDGLDLCCGTGAGLPMLRRLCRERVTGVDLSAGMLAEAARRHPEGVDLLRGDALALPEALTDSYDLAVSFGAFGHFLPAERPALFAGVHRALRPGGVFAFPVGAPIPLSSPLWWAVAGFDAAMRVRNAVWRPPFVMYYRTFPLGPVRADLAAAGFGVETVPLEHFGYREDGSPRWRLLLARKSGPAG, from the coding sequence GTGTTCACCTCCCAGGGCCCGAGCCTGCGCGAACTGGCCGTCCAGGCCCTCTCCTCCGTCGAGCACGGCTACGACCTGCTCGCCCCGAAGTTCGACCACACCCCGTTCCGCACCCCGGACCGGATGCTCGACGCCGTCGAGGAGGCCCTCGCCCAGCGGGAGGGTTCCTTCTCCGACGGCCTCGACCTGTGCTGCGGCACCGGCGCGGGCCTGCCGATGCTGCGCCGCCTGTGCCGGGAGCGGGTCACCGGGGTCGACCTCAGCGCGGGCATGCTCGCCGAGGCCGCGCGTCGGCACCCCGAGGGGGTGGACCTCCTGCGGGGCGATGCGCTGGCGCTGCCGGAGGCGCTCACGGACTCGTACGACCTGGCGGTGAGCTTCGGGGCCTTCGGGCACTTCCTGCCGGCCGAGCGGCCCGCCCTGTTCGCGGGCGTGCACCGGGCGCTGCGGCCCGGAGGGGTCTTCGCCTTCCCCGTGGGCGCCCCGATCCCGCTCTCCTCGCCCCTGTGGTGGGCGGTGGCCGGGTTCGACGCGGCGATGCGGGTGCGCAACGCCGTCTGGCGGCCGCCCTTCGTCATGTACTACCGCACCTTCCCGCTGGGCCCCGTCCGCGCGGACCTGGCGGCGGCGGGCTTCGGTGTGGAGACGGTCCCGCTGGAGCACTTCGGGTACCGGGAGGACGGCAGCCCGCGCTGGCGGCTGCTGCTGGCCCGGAAGTCCGGCCCGGCCGGCTGA